A section of the Vibrio vulnificus CMCP6 genome encodes:
- the hemC gene encoding hydroxymethylbilane synthase, which yields MTHSTPIRIATRKSPLALWQAYYVKDALQKAHPGLEVELVTMVTKGDVILDTPLAKVGGKGLFVKELEVAMLEGRADLAVHSMKDVPVDFPEGLGLVTICEREDPRDAFVSNTYHHVDELPQGAVVGTCSLRRQCQLKAYRPDLVIKELRGNVGTRLSKLDAGEYDAIILAAAGLKRLELEERIRSFIEPEQSLPAVGQGAVGIECRTNDERILKLLEPLNHADTADRVKCERAMNLTLEGGCQVPIGSYALLEGDEIWLRALVGEPDGSEIVRGEIRGPRAQAEQLGVQLANQLLDEGAREILTKLYQDHE from the coding sequence ATGACACACTCAACGCCAATCCGAATCGCAACACGCAAAAGCCCCCTCGCTCTATGGCAAGCCTACTACGTAAAAGACGCGCTACAAAAAGCCCATCCGGGCTTGGAAGTCGAGCTGGTGACCATGGTGACCAAAGGTGACGTGATTCTTGATACCCCTCTTGCCAAAGTGGGTGGCAAAGGCCTTTTTGTCAAAGAGCTCGAAGTGGCAATGCTGGAAGGGCGTGCAGACCTCGCCGTTCACTCGATGAAAGACGTGCCAGTGGATTTCCCAGAAGGTTTAGGTTTGGTGACGATTTGTGAGCGTGAAGATCCTCGCGATGCCTTTGTCTCAAACACCTACCATCATGTTGATGAACTGCCTCAAGGCGCGGTTGTCGGCACTTGTAGCTTGCGTCGTCAATGTCAATTGAAAGCCTATCGCCCAGATTTGGTGATCAAAGAACTGCGCGGCAACGTCGGCACTCGTTTAAGCAAACTCGATGCAGGTGAATACGACGCGATCATTCTCGCGGCCGCTGGCTTGAAACGTCTTGAGCTGGAAGAGCGCATCCGCAGCTTTATTGAGCCAGAACAATCGCTCCCAGCCGTCGGCCAAGGTGCCGTGGGCATTGAATGTCGTACTAACGATGAGCGTATTCTCAAACTTCTCGAACCGTTGAACCACGCCGATACGGCCGATCGCGTCAAATGCGAACGCGCCATGAACCTCACCTTAGAAGGCGGCTGCCAAGTGCCAATCGGTAGCTATGCGCTGCTTGAGGGCGATGAGATCTGGCTCCGTGCGTTGGTGGGCGAGCCAGATGGCAGCGAAATCGTCCGTGGTGAAATTCGTGGCCCTCGCGCGCAGGCGGAACAATTAGGCGTGCAATTGGCCAATCAACTGCTGGATGAGGGTGCCAGAGAGATCCTCACCAAGTTGTACCAAGACCACGAATAA
- a CDS encoding class I adenylate cyclase → MQAYTEKLIQRLDTLNRQRIERALALMDLQSQQVFHLIPVLLHFNHPAIPGYFDADVPFGVHGLKLNDIQQQFVDDTELTLGQSLPRAPHAQILGLYTMGSTSSIGQSTSSDLDIWVCIPTQMGHDERESLANKCLLITDWAQMHGVEANFFLMDEDRFRSNRSEEMTGDNCGSSQHMLLLDEFYRSAVRLAGQRLLWQIVPPEMEECYEQYVAELCNGGHINCNEWIDFGQLSRIPAEEYFGSNLWQLYKSIDSPYKSVLKAILLEAYSWEYPHTQLLSIDSKRRFFAHEPDLYGMDAYYLMLEKVTRYLERINDHTRLDLVRRCFYLKTHEKLSREPGVGSVAWRREALHELTSQWQWSQEVIVELDNRRNWKVEQVKVVHHALLDALMQSYRNLIQFARRNDITSAISPQDISILARKLYAAFEVLPGKVTLLNPQISPDLHEPDLSFIEVREGRINKSGWYLYKQPLIAHRILGQPYLEHHEYLSKLVAWAFFNGLITESTRLHAVVREAQLDIDKFYQMVSDLRNTFSLRKRRPTMQALASPCEISQLAMFINFENDPTAELSGRSLKVDLKNADIFSFGTEQKCLIGSVDLVYRNSWHEVRTLHFRGETAMLDALKTVLGKMHQDAIPPESVDVFCYSKNLRGVMRNMVYQLLAECIDLRLKPVEQEKRRRFKAIRLAAQTFGLFFERRGVSVQKLENSVDFYRSISTNKLKGSPLLMLDREDDYHLPPVVDGFASEGLIQFFFEDTEKGFNIYVLDEANQVEVYHQFSGSKDEMIASVNSFYTAVKDDKHVASKCINFNLPQYYQIIHPQEEGQESYIIPYRNDACTQTKMSKAVNV, encoded by the coding sequence TTGCAGGCTTATACCGAAAAATTAATCCAGCGATTAGATACCCTCAACCGGCAACGCATCGAGCGTGCGCTGGCGCTTATGGATTTGCAAAGTCAGCAAGTATTTCACCTCATCCCGGTTTTACTGCACTTTAATCACCCCGCTATTCCCGGCTATTTTGACGCTGATGTTCCCTTTGGGGTGCATGGGCTTAAGCTCAACGATATTCAACAGCAGTTTGTTGATGACACGGAGTTAACCCTAGGTCAGTCCTTACCTCGCGCGCCGCATGCGCAAATTCTTGGTCTCTATACCATGGGCAGTACCTCGTCCATTGGCCAAAGCACCTCCAGTGATCTCGATATTTGGGTCTGCATTCCTACACAAATGGGCCATGACGAAAGAGAGAGCCTCGCCAATAAATGCTTACTGATCACCGATTGGGCGCAGATGCATGGCGTAGAAGCCAACTTTTTCTTGATGGATGAAGATCGTTTCCGCAGCAACCGCTCGGAAGAGATGACGGGTGACAACTGTGGTTCGTCACAGCATATGTTGCTGTTGGATGAGTTTTATCGTTCAGCGGTACGTCTTGCTGGGCAGCGTTTGTTGTGGCAAATCGTGCCGCCTGAGATGGAAGAGTGCTACGAACAATACGTGGCAGAGCTGTGCAATGGTGGCCACATCAATTGCAATGAGTGGATCGATTTTGGTCAACTGAGCCGCATTCCTGCTGAAGAGTACTTTGGTTCGAACTTGTGGCAGCTCTACAAAAGTATCGACTCGCCATACAAGTCGGTCTTGAAGGCAATTTTGCTTGAAGCGTATTCGTGGGAATACCCACACACGCAACTGCTGAGTATCGACAGTAAGCGTCGTTTCTTTGCTCATGAGCCAGATCTCTATGGGATGGATGCGTACTATCTGATGCTGGAGAAAGTCACTCGCTATCTCGAACGCATTAATGACCACACACGTTTGGATCTGGTGCGTCGCTGCTTCTACCTCAAAACCCATGAAAAACTCTCGCGTGAACCGGGTGTCGGTTCCGTGGCGTGGCGCCGTGAAGCGTTGCACGAGTTGACCAGCCAATGGCAATGGTCGCAGGAAGTGATTGTCGAGTTAGACAACCGACGTAACTGGAAAGTGGAACAGGTCAAAGTGGTGCATCATGCCTTGCTTGATGCCTTGATGCAGAGTTACCGTAACTTGATTCAGTTTGCGCGTCGCAACGATATTACCTCGGCGATTAGTCCTCAGGACATCAGTATTCTTGCGCGTAAGCTCTATGCGGCGTTTGAAGTGTTGCCGGGTAAGGTGACGCTGCTCAACCCACAAATTTCTCCAGATTTGCACGAACCCGATTTGAGTTTTATTGAAGTGCGCGAAGGGCGCATCAATAAGTCCGGCTGGTATCTGTATAAGCAACCGCTGATTGCGCACCGTATTTTAGGTCAACCTTACCTTGAGCATCATGAATACTTAAGTAAGTTGGTGGCGTGGGCCTTCTTCAACGGTTTGATCACTGAGTCCACCCGTTTGCACGCGGTGGTGCGAGAAGCACAGCTCGACATCGATAAGTTCTATCAGATGGTGAGTGATTTACGTAATACCTTCTCGCTGCGTAAACGCCGTCCGACCATGCAAGCGTTAGCCAGCCCATGTGAAATCAGCCAATTGGCGATGTTCATCAACTTTGAAAACGATCCAACCGCAGAGCTGTCTGGACGCTCACTAAAAGTCGATCTCAAGAACGCTGACATTTTCAGTTTTGGTACGGAACAGAAATGTTTGATTGGCAGTGTTGACCTGGTTTATCGCAATTCTTGGCATGAAGTGCGGACTCTGCATTTCCGTGGCGAAACCGCGATGTTGGATGCACTGAAAACCGTGTTGGGCAAAATGCACCAAGACGCGATTCCGCCAGAGTCGGTGGATGTGTTCTGCTACAGCAAAAACTTACGCGGTGTGATGCGCAATATGGTGTATCAACTGTTAGCTGAGTGCATTGATTTGCGCCTTAAGCCGGTGGAGCAAGAAAAGCGTCGCCGTTTTAAAGCGATTCGCTTGGCGGCCCAAACCTTCGGTTTGTTCTTTGAACGTCGCGGCGTGTCGGTGCAGAAGTTAGAAAACTCGGTCGATTTTTACCGCAGCATCTCCACCAATAAACTCAAGGGCTCACCTCTGTTGATGCTGGATCGTGAAGACGACTATCATCTGCCGCCCGTGGTGGATGGTTTTGCCAGCGAAGGCTTGATTCAGTTTTTCTTTGAAGACACGGAGAAAGGCTTCAACATTTATGTGTTGGACGAAGCCAACCAAGTGGAAGTGTATCACCAGTTTAGCGGCTCTAAAGATGAGATGATCGCCAGCGTGAACAGCTTCTACACCGCGGTGAAAGACGACAAGCATGTTGCCTCGAAATGCATTAACTTCAACTTGCCTCAGTATTACCAAATCATTCATCCGCAAGAGGAAGGGCAGGAGTCGTACATTATTCCTTATCGTAACGATGCCTGTACTCAAACGAAGATGTCCAAAGCGGTCAACGTATAG
- a CDS encoding DUF484 family protein — translation MSYPEADALTAEVVAEYLQDHADFFVHRPELVDRLNFPHPEQGTVSLVHIQLNRQRQRIEALEEEITTLMSLAANNDRTFYEFMDLQEQILRCRDFQQVVKAIEQKAHELGLVAYVRLLNQCEAKHQLSMENYQRFATNHLNGKSAYLGRLRNADREALFGDLPVPEMGSYVVLPLVKQHPLGLLAFSSADGGHFQPEMDTLFLRHLSLVVAHLAQTLAWQLQHDDSVKHTTA, via the coding sequence TTGTCTTACCCTGAAGCCGATGCTCTGACCGCCGAAGTGGTGGCGGAGTATCTTCAAGATCATGCCGATTTTTTTGTTCATCGTCCGGAGTTGGTCGACCGCTTGAACTTTCCGCACCCGGAGCAAGGTACCGTCTCCTTGGTGCATATTCAGCTGAATCGTCAGCGTCAGCGTATCGAAGCGTTGGAAGAAGAGATCACGACCTTGATGTCTTTGGCAGCGAACAACGATCGCACCTTTTATGAGTTCATGGACCTGCAAGAGCAGATCCTGCGTTGCCGCGATTTTCAACAAGTAGTCAAAGCGATTGAGCAAAAAGCGCATGAGCTTGGTCTGGTGGCCTATGTGCGTTTGCTGAACCAATGTGAAGCAAAGCATCAACTGAGCATGGAAAACTATCAGCGTTTTGCCACCAACCATCTCAATGGCAAATCGGCGTATTTGGGCCGTCTGCGCAACGCTGATCGCGAAGCGCTGTTTGGTGATTTACCTGTGCCAGAAATGGGCTCTTACGTGGTCTTGCCGCTGGTGAAGCAACATCCCCTTGGTTTGCTGGCGTTTTCCAGTGCCGACGGTGGTCATTTCCAACCGGAGATGGATACCTTGTTCTTACGTCATCTCTCATTAGTGGTGGCCCATTTAGCTCAAACCCTTGCCTGGCAATTG
- the dapF gene encoding diaminopimelate epimerase: MHFHFSKMHGLGNDFMVVDCITQNVYFSQELIRRLADRHTGVGFDQLLVVEAPYDPETDFHYRIFNADGSEVEQCGNGARCFARFVRMKGLTNKYSISVSTKKGKMILDVEEDDQITVNMGVPEFEPNKIPFRAKQKEKTYIMRVGEKTLFCGAVSMGNPHVVTVVDDVDSAEVETLGPLLESHERFPERVNAGFMQVVNREQIRLRVYERGAGETQACGSGACGAVAVGILQGLLDENVTVSLPGGDLHIHWQGPGKPLYMTGPATHVFDGQLSC, encoded by the coding sequence ATGCATTTCCATTTTTCTAAAATGCACGGTTTGGGTAACGACTTTATGGTGGTCGACTGCATTACTCAAAACGTTTACTTCTCTCAAGAGCTGATCCGCCGTTTGGCGGATCGCCATACTGGCGTTGGCTTTGACCAATTGCTGGTGGTGGAAGCACCTTACGATCCTGAGACGGATTTCCACTATCGTATTTTCAATGCCGATGGCAGTGAAGTGGAACAGTGTGGCAATGGCGCGCGCTGTTTCGCTCGTTTTGTTCGGATGAAAGGGCTGACCAATAAATACAGCATCAGTGTCAGCACCAAGAAAGGCAAAATGATTCTTGATGTGGAAGAGGACGATCAAATTACCGTCAACATGGGTGTGCCGGAGTTTGAACCGAACAAAATCCCTTTTCGCGCCAAGCAAAAAGAGAAAACCTACATCATGCGTGTTGGCGAAAAAACGCTGTTTTGTGGTGCGGTGAGCATGGGCAACCCACATGTTGTGACTGTGGTGGATGACGTCGATAGCGCAGAAGTGGAGACGTTAGGACCATTGCTTGAATCGCATGAGCGTTTCCCAGAGCGCGTCAATGCCGGATTTATGCAAGTGGTCAACCGTGAACAGATCCGTCTGCGCGTGTATGAGCGTGGTGCGGGTGAAACGCAGGCTTGTGGCAGCGGTGCGTGTGGCGCGGTGGCGGTCGGCATCTTACAAGGCTTGTTGGATGAAAATGTCACCGTGAGTTTGCCCGGTGGCGATTTGCACATTCATTGGCAAGGTCCGGGTAAGCCACTTTACATGACTGGCCCTGCCACTCATGTGTTTGATGGCCAGCTCTCTTGTTAA
- the lysA gene encoding diaminopimelate decarboxylase encodes MDYFNYQDDGQLWAEEVSLTSLAEQYGTPLYVYSRATLERHWHAFDRSVEGHPHLVCYAVKANSNLGVLNTLARLGSGFDIVSGGELERVLAAGGDPRKVVFSGVGKTEAEMRRALELNIKCFNVESEPELERLNRVAGELGVKAPISLRINPDVDAQTHPYISTGLRDNKFGIAFDRAPAVYQFAQSLANLNVQGIDCHIGSQLTAIEPFIDATDRLLALIDDLKEQGINIRHLDVGGGLGVVYRNELPPQPSEYAKALLGRLENHQDLELIFEPGRAIAANAGVLLTKVEFLKHTEHKNFAIIDAAMNDLMRPALYQAWQDIVPVQPRQGEAVTYDLVGPICETGDFLGKDRSLVLAENDLLAVRSAGAYGFVMSSNYNTRVRAAEVMVDGKQHYLVRQREELRSLWELEHILPE; translated from the coding sequence TTGGATTATTTCAATTATCAGGACGATGGTCAGCTCTGGGCGGAAGAGGTTTCCTTAACCAGTCTGGCTGAGCAGTACGGCACACCTCTGTATGTTTATTCGCGTGCGACGCTAGAGCGTCACTGGCATGCGTTTGACCGCTCGGTAGAAGGGCATCCTCACCTGGTTTGTTATGCGGTGAAAGCCAACTCGAACCTGGGGGTACTGAACACCTTGGCGCGATTAGGCTCTGGTTTTGACATCGTATCCGGTGGTGAATTGGAGCGGGTGTTGGCCGCTGGCGGCGACCCACGTAAAGTGGTGTTCTCTGGTGTGGGCAAAACCGAAGCGGAAATGCGCCGTGCGCTTGAACTCAACATCAAGTGTTTTAACGTCGAATCGGAACCTGAACTTGAGCGTTTGAACCGCGTTGCGGGAGAGTTGGGTGTGAAAGCGCCAATCTCACTGCGCATTAACCCGGATGTGGATGCTCAAACCCACCCTTATATTTCAACGGGTCTGCGCGACAATAAATTTGGTATCGCCTTTGACCGCGCGCCAGCGGTATACCAATTTGCCCAGAGCCTAGCAAACCTTAACGTCCAAGGTATCGACTGCCATATCGGCTCGCAGCTTACCGCAATTGAACCGTTTATCGATGCGACCGATCGCTTGCTTGCTTTGATTGATGATTTGAAAGAGCAAGGCATCAACATTCGCCACCTTGATGTGGGTGGTGGTCTTGGCGTGGTGTATCGTAACGAATTGCCTCCGCAGCCATCTGAATACGCCAAAGCGCTATTGGGCCGTTTAGAAAATCACCAAGATTTGGAACTGATTTTTGAACCAGGACGCGCGATCGCTGCGAACGCGGGCGTATTGCTGACCAAAGTAGAATTCCTCAAGCACACAGAACACAAAAATTTCGCCATCATTGATGCAGCGATGAACGATTTGATGCGCCCTGCGCTGTACCAAGCGTGGCAAGACATTGTGCCCGTTCAGCCTCGCCAAGGCGAAGCGGTGACTTATGATCTCGTGGGGCCAATTTGTGAAACGGGAGACTTCCTCGGTAAAGACCGTTCACTGGTGTTGGCAGAGAACGATTTGCTAGCGGTTCGCAGTGCGGGCGCTTATGGCTTTGTCATGTCGTCCAACTACAACACTCGTGTGCGTGCGGCGGAAGTGATGGTGGATGGCAAACAGCATTATCTGGTACGCCAGCGCGAAGAATTGCGTAGCTTGTGGGAACTAGAACACATTCTTCCGGAGTAA
- the cyaY gene encoding iron donor protein CyaY, whose amino-acid sequence MNNTEFHQLVDNELQLIEEAIDESGADIDYETTGNVMTLEFDDRSQIIINRQEPMQEIWLASKSGGFHFQYKAGQWICSKTGVEFAHMVKQECEKHAGESIDWA is encoded by the coding sequence ATGAACAATACTGAATTTCATCAACTAGTGGATAACGAGCTACAACTCATTGAAGAAGCGATTGATGAATCAGGCGCAGACATCGATTACGAAACCACGGGCAACGTGATGACGTTAGAATTTGATGACCGCAGCCAAATCATCATCAATCGCCAAGAGCCGATGCAAGAAATTTGGTTAGCCTCGAAATCCGGCGGTTTCCACTTCCAATACAAAGCGGGTCAGTGGATTTGCTCCAAGACTGGCGTTGAGTTTGCACACATGGTCAAACAAGAGTGTGAAAAGCACGCGGGTGAATCGATCGATTGGGCTTAA
- the lptM gene encoding LPS translocon maturation chaperone LptM produces MKKILTVLLTLSVALLAGCGQSGALYIPDDAQQSEQSQ; encoded by the coding sequence ATGAAAAAAATACTTACTGTGCTGTTAACCTTGTCGGTAGCGCTATTGGCCGGATGTGGTCAATCGGGCGCTTTGTACATTCCAGATGACGCTCAACAATCTGAGCAATCACAGTAG